CGCTGTCTTCTGGGTCTCCTGGAAGATCTTTCCGGTTGGCTGGCATCTATCTTTGTTTTATCTGAGACTCGTTCACTTTCAGCAGGATCTTGAAAACACTGTGAATGTAGCTCCATTTGCCTTGCCCGATTTTCCACCAATTCGAGCATTTGTGTGACAATCTGAATTTTTTCATCTCCCAATTCTTGGCTATTGATTAATGCTCTTTGGAGATGCTGCTGTAGGCGTTTTCTCTGGTTTGAATCatcttctttcttatatttttcataGACATCATCAATTTCCTTTAatgtttctaaaaaagaaaaggaaaaatcagaaGGTTATTGTGTATTAGCACATACAGCATTTTTCAAGTTAGTTATCTTTCACAGAATTGGAAAAGTTAGAATGAACTCAAACCATAAGACCACACTCTTTAGTATgtgtacattaaaaaatacattatttctcATACAAAGATCTtatgttattaaatataaaagtatatttagaaataaactaataaaaaagagaacacaAAACTCTAATATTcattaatcaattttaaaaacaaaacgtgccctagccagtctggttcagtggatagagcgttggcctgaggactgtaaggtaccaggtttgattctggtcaagggcacatgcccaggttgaggcttgatccccagtggggggagtacagaaggcagccaaccagtgattctctctcatcattgatgtttatctctctctctctccctctcccttcctctctgaaatcaataaaaagtatatttttaaaaatgtgtggctACCTAATAATCAAAAGTATTTTATGTGTCAGCCTGAGGGCCCAaggatcacaggttcgattcccggtcaagggtaccttggttgcaggttgcCCAGCACCAGTAGGGACAAATGTGGGAGTCAcaccagtttctctctctctctctcaatctctctctcctcccttccacactctctaggaatcaatggaaaaaatatccacaaataagaactttttttaaaaaagtattttgtgtGGTCAGGTTCACTATATACCACTTTACAGTTTACCTACTTCCATATTGAATCTCAAAAAAATCCTGTATATAAAATTTACAGGCCAGACTGTAGctgtaaaatttaaagaaattcaagGACTATGCTGCAGATTACTGTCCAATTGCATCTACAAGATTTACAGTTCAATCAATGACTTGCATGACTCCAGAGAGACACTATACCTTTAATTTCCTATCATACCCCTGGACTTCCTTAAAGCAGACAGAAGTAGCTCTTAGCTTCCCATCATATTAGTTTTAATGGCTCGTTTATTTTGTCACGAGAGATAATTCTGAAACCTAAACTATTTCCAGAGTAGGTTTAGGTTCATGTTCTGGCATCAACTGACTAAGCTACTAACAGAATATAGTGACCCAAAGTCAGCATTGGGTCACTATATTTTTGTAGATAACTCAGCAGTTGGTTCTAGGTAAGCTTTTTGAATTGCTGATTTAGTTATTGTATAGCACCTGGAACAcattcaaatcaattaaaaatagctGAGTCACTAGAAGGTACACGAAAACTAAAAATATAGCTCTAGGTATCACCAAAATTTGCATAAGATTAGTTTTTTATTCaaatctgttgttgttttttttatccttatgAGATTTAACACTATTTGAAAGAGTTCTTAGTAAAGATGGagcaacaaaaaattaactctAATTTATCACACCACATAGCAGATCACTGTTTTAGATCCCATATTATTATTCTAATGATAAGAACAGAAATGTCAGACGAGTAAAATGCATACAGTGGGGCTGTCTGCAAGCAAGGTGATACAAAGCAAGTAGCTCCTCCCTGGAAACTGTAGGCACTCACAGTGGAGGGACAGCTCTGACCTCAGACACACGACAACGTGGCCCTACACATCTGAGGTACTCACACCTGCACAGCATACTTCTAAACAAAGTCTTATCTAGCCCATTGGCCCGGGTAGGTATGTAAGTGGGTTTCCTAAGAACTTAATTTTCCTCCAGGAAAAATAAGGAAGTTATATATTTTCCTGTacagccccccccgcccccgtcccccccacccgcgcccaaacacacacaaaatttgaaggctaaaaaataaaggggagccctaaccagtttggctcagcggatagagtggaGGTCTGGGGACCGAAGGAttccggggttcgattctggtcaagggcacatgactcggttgtgggctcgatccccagtagggggtgtgcaagaggcagctggtcaatgattctctctcatcattgatgtttttatttttctctccctcttccttcctatatgaaatcaataaaaatatattaaaaataaataaataaaataaagggtaaccttatttcaaatattctttatctaataatctaataatcAGGACTTAGAAGCTAATTATAGCATACCAACACATAGAACTATACACGAGataaaaattctcatttttaagaCACCTTAATGATGAAGTGAAAGAAACTAATACTGAGACATGTCTATGTGATAAAGGTTTTCTCCTTTAATCCCCACGGCAACCCCACGAGGAAGCCATGGAGCTCAAGAGACAACAACCCcagacttttttgtttgtttgtttgtttttggttaatcctcacctgaggatattttttcattgatttttagggagagtggaagagagggaaagacagagagaaacattgatgtgagagaaacacatcgattgattgcctccagcaTGAGCCATGACTGTGgttccaggccagggaggagcctgcaaccaaggtatgtgcccttgacctgaatcgaacccgggaccctttggtccgcaggccaatgctctatccactgagccaaacccagtAGGGCAACAACTGCGGACTTTTAACTCTTCAGATCTGTCTGTCTGGCTTCACCACGTCAGCATTTTCTACTACGCTGAAAGGAAGACACTTGAAATTAAGTATTAAATTTTAGTTCAAAGTTTATTTACCCaggaaattatgaacaaaaatactAAAACAAAAATTGAGGTTCTCTAACAATCAAATCCCATAATAAATACTTCATtatcataatattttcatttctctatttttaacttttttaggtTACTTTTAAGGTTCCTGAGTAATTTCTAATAAAGTGTCTCAAATAGTTAGGAAATTTCTTTGACTGCTTAAGTAATTTGTATCACTAAATATTACAGTATTAGATCCAGAATCAGAAAATACTTGAAAACTcgcaaataaactttaaaaaacacaagtaTTTAAGGCTAATAAATGTAAAACAGAAAGCTGAACCCAGTACGCATGTGCAAAGTGAAAactaaatcattttatttatttaaaatatatttttattgatttcggagaggaagggagagagaaacacaaatgatgagagataaccattggttggctgcctcctgcacgcccccactggggactgagcctgcaacccaggcatgtgcccttgaccacaatcaacctgggacctttcagtcctcaggcccacactccatccactgagccaaactggctagggcaaaactaGATCGTTTTTATATTAATCTTGAAACTAATCACAATCTTAACACAGCTGAAAATTTTTATGATCTCTCAATCATTTAAGGCCTAATACTGTTTCTCATGTTAACAGAGCTACTTATGACAATTCTAGATGGTCAAGATGAAAGATTTCCCTGTAACAAATTGTCCCTccccaaataaaatgaaaagaaatagctTCACTTTTGTGAAGGCAAATGTAGGTAATACGTTTTTATAGAGATGTGGAAACCTTTACTACAGTGTTATCGGAACAACTAAAAATGCTGAATATACAATTCTTAGGCATGTATGTATCATTTTCAGGTTACAATGTATGTACTGTGTATGTGCTCCAAGTCTGTCAAAAATACCTTTGGAgagtttttctttgaaaaaataaaaagttaaaatagttCAAAAACAAGCCTGGCACCCAAAGTAGCCAGGCTGTGGAGTCAAACACTCCCCACCTAATTGAACAAGGTACTTAAACTCCCTGTACATTTTAATTTATCCGCAAATTTTTACTTCataaggttattgtgaggattaaatgagataacgtTCTAGACTTGACACAGCACATGACACACGGTAAGTAATCAGCATGAATTCTCTTCCCCCTAACATGGACCAGTCCTATCAATTGTGGGTTCAGAAGACAGGAGTAAATTATAGATTCTAAAACAGAGACATTTAAGTATCTTAACATGCTAAGGGCCTGAAAATGCCACCCCAGAAGTGGGTTCCTTAGGGACTAAATCATTAGATTTACGACGTGTCTGGAAAAACAGGGAATGGGCCCCAGAAGTTCTCTCCCTAAGGTCCGCAGGGCTGTCTCCACGTTGTGTCCAGGTCTGGTCCTGGGCCCGGGATCAGGAAAAGCACAGCGGCCCCCTGGTAAGCGTCCCCCCTCCGGGAGCAGGTGAAGGGCCCGCTGACAGTGGATGGTAACGGTCCTCTCTGTAAAGGCCGGCTCCGTCCCAGCGCCTTGGGGACTGACCACAAAGGGTGGCGTCTGCCTCCACACTTCAACTtggcggaggagggaggggttAAGGGACGCCAGGCGGTTGCCCGGTCAACCACCCACTTCCTCCTGAGACCCGGAAGTGAGACAAGAACCGGAACCTACGCAGAGGCAGGGTCAGCGACGCTCCCAGTGGCTGACCGTCCCCGTCACAGCTGAATGGTTGGGAGGGAGTCGAAACACAACCACAGACCTGCCCCGCACACTGACAGTGACTCTGCTGGGGCCGCGCTGACGCCCCGCACGcccgccccagcctcccagcagcCAGCCATTTTCGAGGCGGGCGAGAGCGCGCGTCCGCGCCCCGCCCATGTCTACGTCACgccccaggccacgccccccgacGCCGGGGgccctccccgccacacacacccctcttcctccacccGCGGGGACCCCTCCCCTTTTAACCATTGGGCCGAAGGAGCTGGGGAAAGGCTACAGCCCGGAACTCTCCcaggggcggctggggaggacGGACGCCCCGATGGCCGAGCCCGGAGCGGAGAGCGGAGGGAGGGACCTCCCCCGAGTCCGCCTTCGCGGCCCcctctcgccccctccccccgcacgtTCCAATGCATATgctcccagggggtgggggcctcaggggctgggggaagccaGGCCCGGAGACCAGCGGGAGCCCGGCCCCTCACTCCCTGCAGCCCGCCGCCCGGCTGCACGCTCCCTCGCCTGGCAGGAGGCTTGCGGCACGGGGCAAGCCGGAGCCAGAACAAATGCTTGCTACTTAAAATGGCTGATTCCCCTCCACGCCAGCTGCAGCCGCTGGGTCTGCAGCGTGGGCTGACGagcggcccccacccccacccgggagACCCCACCGAAGTCCTCGCCGATCgcgggaggggaaagggagggccGCGAGCCCGGCCTCCCGCCCCTCTCCCCGGTCCCACACATCAGACCCCCTCCGTGCACTCGAGGAGACTGTCACCGGAGAAAAGGAAAGTGTCACTCCCTCGGGCTGGCAACGAGCGCCCTGCCCGGAGGCCCGCGGACCCGAGGGCGGGGAGGACCCGCATGGGCAGCCCCGCGGCCCCCTACCTTGATATTTGTTGTCCAGCTCCCGCAGCACGGACACGTTCCTCTGCATGTCGTGGGGCAGCGACTCCACGCACTCCAGGTAGTCCTGCACGTAGCAGGTGAGGAGCCGGCTGCGCTCCCCGGTCAGGATCGCCGCCGACGAGTagagttgctgctgctgctgccctaacatcctgccgccgccgccgctgctgctcgccgccgccgccgccgccgcctccgcatCCAGCAGCCACACATGCAACAGCCACGGCCGCCGCGGCCACCCTGCTCCGCAGCCCGCGCCGCGGGGACCCCGGCAGCCGCTCGAGAGGGCACCGCCGAGTCCCCCGATCTCCACTCCCCCCAAAAGCAGCCCTCACTCCCCGCCCCCGCGGTAACCAGCCCAGGGGCGGGGCGAGATCAGGGCTCCCTCCTTTTTGTCCGCCCTCCGCGGGACCCGAGCAGCGGGGATCCCCCCAGCGGAGCGGGCGCTGGGGTCTCCGGCGGTGACACTTCCGGCCCCCCTCGGCGTCCCCAGAGGCTACCAATGCCGCCTCGCAGCTCGGATCCCCATGACAAGCCCTCCGCTGCCCCTTTCCTCCCAATCACCCTCGGAGCCTGTCCGAGCGTCTCTCACTGGCCTATCCCCGCCCCTCCGCGGCGGCCGCCACTGCGCCTGCGCAGGGCCCCCTCCTAATAAGGCCGGGGGCCCGCCTCTACCGCCCTACCGGAGGGTTCGCATTCTCCCGCCTTCCCGCCGCCACCCGGGCGATTGGTCTGTCAACTCTCGGCCCGGCCAAACGGCaggccgcgccccgccccctctTAAAGGAGAACGACCGGCAGGCCCCCCCTTTCCGCCCCGGCTCGGAAAGGGACTGGCGAGCGACGGTGGGGACCCCTGCCTTGCCTCCTTCCCACAGGGCGGGGGGAAACACGGCCCGGGTCCCTCGGCCCGCCATTACCGACTTCTTCCCCATCGGCGGATCTAGCGCGGCCCCAAGCGAGCCTTAAAAGGAGCAGCAGGCGGCCGCTTTTCGCTGCAACCTGGAGTGAGTGAGGCCGCGGGGACTACGGCGCCCGGCGTGCAGCGCGCGCACTCCCGGCATGCGCCGCGGCGGTGCTCCCCCCGGCGGGGCCGCCGCCGCTCTCCGGGCCGCCGGCTCGGCGCTGCTCCGGGCTCcgcgcctccccccgccccggctctCGGGCCCGCGGGGCAGCGGGGGGCTGGTCGCGGAGGTCGGCGGCGCGCCCGCGGGCCCCCTGAGCGCTCCTTCTCTTCCAGGCGGCCCGCCTTTTAAATCTCCCTCCCGGCCTCCGCGCGCGTGCGTCTGCGGGCGCCCATGTGTCTGGCAGGTTCCGTGCACCCCGGCTCCTCGGGAATCCGTGTAGCCCGGGCTGCCTCTGCCCCGGGAGCGTGTTGGACCCGCAGACAACCTTACATTTCCCCTCCCCCGTGGGCAGGATGGTTAAGCATTGAACGCCGGCGAGGGCTTACCGGCGGCGAAAGGCGCGCACACCGACACCTTTTCCTGCCTTTTCACCCTCAAACCGCAGCCCCCGGAGCGGCCGGAGGGCGGGCGGGGTGTGCAGACGGGAGCAAACTCCTCCGGAATCGGACCCACGGGCTGAGCTGCGCGGTCCACGGCCAGCGTTTGGTTTCTGCGCCGTGATCATTGCAGAGCCAGGCCGGGGGGCGCGTTCCCATCCCAGATGGACGCTCCGTGTGTGACCGCGTGCGCCGGGGAGACAACCGGGGGTCCGCGGGGCGCGCACACGGGCGCTTTGATGGGGTGCCTGTGTACACAGGCCCTCCTGGGAGGAGGGCCGcggagggaaagagaaaacgTGCGTGGGAGACCATCCAGGTGGCAGCGATGGTACCCCCTGGATGGTGACCTACGGAGCGCGTGGGAAACAGCTGTTACTAGTAAGGAGCCATTGACGAGCCAAGAGAAATGTAGACCTTGATCTAGAGGAAGTTTTAAATTTCAGCTCCCCGAAAAGCACTCCAGGAAACTCGACGTCTTGGaaacaatacatatatatatgtatgtatatatcaacatatatgtttatattgcaCCAGGACGTGGAGATGGTCTCGCGTTATATCCTGTGGTCCTGGAGGTTCTGACCACTTGGATATTAGTCAACCCAGGCAGTACCGTGCACTGTATTTCTGAGAACCGCGGAGGGATTTTATTGTCGTTCTTTACATCGTTCAGATTAAGCGGATGGttcttgtgaaaaaaaaaacaacaccaccacaAACAGTCGCAGTTAAGAATAGAAATGGATTGCTTTTTATCTGAACCCTGCTGTTTTTGTTTACTCATAGATTGGAATCCGGTCTTCCTTGAAGGCCCCAAATAATGCAAGATGCCTTGTTTTCCGGTAGACTGTGAGCGCACCGACGGATTTTATTCAGCCCGGGAAGTGATCTGCAGGCAGAAGTGAGCAAGGCAGTGGGGCCGAATGCTGAGAGCACTCCCTCAGGAACCCAGAGCGAGGTGCGAGGAAGGAAGGAtgagtgtggggagggaggccttTTCTGGCGTTATTTTCACCTTTCATAATTCAGATGAACAGGCAGAAAGGAAGCAAAAATGTGCACATGATGATTTTTTTCAGCTTGTGTTGGTCTAAACCTATAAAGAACACTCTAAGATggtaatatgtgtgtgtatgtgaattaTTTCAGATGCGCTTTTCTTGCTATATCAACTTATAAACGTTAATCAAAGGCGTGGCTTATTCCTACTGTACTTGTGAAAGCATACTGTGGAGGGATGTACTCACAtggggaaagaaatcaccctgctCCCCAAACTCAACTTGTGACCTTGATTATTTGCCATGTCCTTTTCTCCTCATTAGTTAGTTAACTGGAAATTTTAGGCTTTTTCAGATTGGGTTCCCTTATTCTGTTAAATGCAATGTTTAAAAGTTCCCAATTCTCGCCCTGGCCAAGTTGCTCAGTGGGTTAGATCATTGTCtacatatgccaaggtttcagcctggccagggcacatataagaaacaaccaatgaatgcatacataagtggaataacaaatcaatcaATGAGTGCAGAAAtgagtggaataacaaatcaatgtttctcctctcctcctctccctattTCAAATAAAGTAAAGTTCCCATTTCTCTGCAACAGGAAGTTAATTAGTGATATTTAATCCTGTGAATAAAGCAAAAAAAGGTATCTGATTTGCTCTTCAATATATTTTCTACCATAAAGCAACCCTAGAAAGAAATAGCAGCTGAAATCCCCGAATTAGTAGAAGTGTCCGGGATCACCTTTAATTTCTAAGTCAGCTACTTTGAGAAGTACCTGGTAGGAAATGTTTATGCTTCTAAACCCATGTCCTGAAGCCTTTATTTATACTTAGAGAACAAAGCAACAACTTCAAACTCTGATGGAAAACTAGTAGCAAATAGTCCTGAAGAATTACTCAAGACGCCTCCTGAGAAAATTCAGCTACTGCGTGAGTCAGGCCAATTGAATttggaatcttttattttttcaactttttaattttaaaaactttttattatgggAATGTCAAACACACAAAAGTAGAGGTAATAGTAcaataaaccctaatatgctatTCACCTAGCTTGAGCATTTATTGACATATGGCCAATATTATTTCATCTATGACCCCCTTACCCTTGCTAGGTTATTACCATTTTATCTCTAAATACTTTAAATCTGAAAtgagataattttcaaaaatatctacAATACCATTGACCCATAAAAAAATATTACCATCATTGAACATGAGACAGTTTGAATTTCCCTATTGTCTTGATACCTTTTTATATTTGGTTTGTTCAGTAGCATCCAAGCAAGTTACACACTTTGCATTTGGTTAGTGAGGTCCTTTCTAAACTAATAAGAAGCAGTTAATTCCCTATTTAATTTAGGGAAGCAGATTGCAGTGTTTCTCTAAGGAAGATATTTAGATGGTTGAAAAGCACTGTTAAAAATATAGGGAAATTCGGGAggaaagagatcaaagaacttatatgcataacccatggacatcaACCATAgctgggtgaaggcctggggaggggacaggagtgaggagaaggaggaggtcaatggggaagaaaatggggcatctgtaatactttaaacaaagataaattttaaaaattatatatagggaaattcaagaaaataactttaaacaAAATCTTCATATTAAAAGGTCACCAATTGATAG
The sequence above is a segment of the Eptesicus fuscus isolate TK198812 chromosome 8, DD_ASM_mEF_20220401, whole genome shotgun sequence genome. Coding sequences within it:
- the ING2 gene encoding inhibitor of growth protein 2, with product MLGQQQQQLYSSAAILTGERSRLLTCYVQDYLECVESLPHDMQRNVSVLRELDNKYQETLKEIDDVYEKYKKEDDSNQRKRLQQHLQRALINSQELGDEKIQIVTQMLELVENRARQMELHSQCFQDPAESERVSDKTKIDASQPERSSRRPRRQRTSESRDLCHMTNGIEDCDDQPPKEKKSKSAKKKKRSKAKQERETSPVEFAIDPNEPTYCLCNQVSYGEMIGCDNEQCPIEWFHFSCVSLTYKPKGKWYCPKCRGDNEKTMDKSTEKTKKDRRSR